The Henckelia pumila isolate YLH828 chromosome 2, ASM3356847v2, whole genome shotgun sequence genome includes a window with the following:
- the LOC140885268 gene encoding ribose-phosphate pyrophosphokinase 4 isoform X2 — MERPKKKQVFLFYCEEAEELARKVAAQSDLIRLQSINWRSFDDGFPNLFIKNAHDIRGQHVAFLASFSSTAVIFEQLSVIYALPMLFAASFTLVLPFFPTGSFERIEEEGDVATAFTLARMLSNIPISRGGPTSLVIYDIHALQERFYFSDTILPLFETGIPLLKQRLHQLPESDKIVVAFPDDGAWKRFHKLLDQFPTVICNKVREGDKRIVRIKEGNPSGCHVVIVDDLVQSGGTLIECQSVNCDLILVSSKKSVDESVGFSRRSKGECLCNSCRVSKEVLGSLCSQE, encoded by the exons ATGGAGAGACCAAAGAAGAAGCAAGTGTTCCTCTTCTACTGTGAGGAGGCTGAGGAATTGGCGCGTAAAGTAGCTGCTCAATCGGACCTCATTCGGCTTCAATCCATTAATTGGAG GAGCTTCGATGATGGATTTCCAAATCTTTTCATAAAGAATGCACATGACATTCGAGGCCAGCATGTTGCCTTTTTAGCATCTTTCAGTTCGACTGCAGTTATTTTTGAACAGCTTTCAGTGATCTATGCACTTCCAATGTTGTTTGCCGCATCATTCACTCTGGTGCTACCTTTTTTTCCAACTGGTTCctttgaaagaattgaagagGAAGGAGATGTTGCCACAGCATTTACCTTGGCTAGAATGCTATCAAACATTCCTATCTCGAGGGGTGGTCCCACCAGTTTGGTTATCTATGATATACATGCTTTGCAG gaaagattttattttagcGACACTATTTTGCCCTTGTTTGAGACTGGGATCCCACTCTTGAAGCAGCGGCTGCACCAGCTTCCTGAATCTGATAAG ATAGTTGTTGCGTTTCCAGATGATGGAGCTTGGAAACGATTCCACAAGCTGTTGGATCAGTTCCCTACG GTTATTTGCAACAAGGTTCGTGAAGGGGACAAAAGAATAGTTAGGATAAAAGAGGGTAATCCGTCTGGATGCCATGTTGTCATTGTTGATGACTTGGTGCAATCTGGTGGGACTCTAATTGAGTGTCAG TCAGTCAATTGTGATTTGATATTGGTATCAAGCAAGAAAAGTGTTGATG AAAGTGTTGGCTTCTCACGGCGCAGCAAAGGTGAGTGCCTATGTAACTCATGCCGTGTTTCCAAAGAAGTCTTGGGATCGCTTTGTTCACAAGAGTGA
- the LOC140885268 gene encoding ribose-phosphate pyrophosphokinase 4 isoform X1 — protein MERPKKKQVFLFYCEEAEELARKVAAQSDLIRLQSINWRSFDDGFPNLFIKNAHDIRGQHVAFLASFSSTAVIFEQLSVIYALPMLFAASFTLVLPFFPTGSFERIEEEGDVATAFTLARMLSNIPISRGGPTSLVIYDIHALQERFYFSDTILPLFETGIPLLKQRLHQLPESDKIVVAFPDDGAWKRFHKLLDQFPTVICNKVREGDKRIVRIKEGNPSGCHVVIVDDLVQSGGTLIECQKVLASHGAAKVSAYVTHAVFPKKSWDRFVHKSEDSEKAFTHFWITDSCMNTVKAISNKQPFEVLSLAGSIADALQT, from the exons ATGGAGAGACCAAAGAAGAAGCAAGTGTTCCTCTTCTACTGTGAGGAGGCTGAGGAATTGGCGCGTAAAGTAGCTGCTCAATCGGACCTCATTCGGCTTCAATCCATTAATTGGAG GAGCTTCGATGATGGATTTCCAAATCTTTTCATAAAGAATGCACATGACATTCGAGGCCAGCATGTTGCCTTTTTAGCATCTTTCAGTTCGACTGCAGTTATTTTTGAACAGCTTTCAGTGATCTATGCACTTCCAATGTTGTTTGCCGCATCATTCACTCTGGTGCTACCTTTTTTTCCAACTGGTTCctttgaaagaattgaagagGAAGGAGATGTTGCCACAGCATTTACCTTGGCTAGAATGCTATCAAACATTCCTATCTCGAGGGGTGGTCCCACCAGTTTGGTTATCTATGATATACATGCTTTGCAG gaaagattttattttagcGACACTATTTTGCCCTTGTTTGAGACTGGGATCCCACTCTTGAAGCAGCGGCTGCACCAGCTTCCTGAATCTGATAAG ATAGTTGTTGCGTTTCCAGATGATGGAGCTTGGAAACGATTCCACAAGCTGTTGGATCAGTTCCCTACG GTTATTTGCAACAAGGTTCGTGAAGGGGACAAAAGAATAGTTAGGATAAAAGAGGGTAATCCGTCTGGATGCCATGTTGTCATTGTTGATGACTTGGTGCAATCTGGTGGGACTCTAATTGAGTGTCAG AAAGTGTTGGCTTCTCACGGCGCAGCAAAGGTGAGTGCCTATGTAACTCATGCCGTGTTTCCAAAGAAGTCTTGGGATCGCTTTGTTCACAAGAGTGAAG ACTCGGAGAAGGCGTTCACCCATTTTTGGATCACGGATTCTTGCATGAACACTGTGAAGGCCATCTCCAATAAGCAACCTTTCGAGGTTTTGAGTCTCGCGGGATCGATAGCCGATGCTCTCCAAACATGA